One segment of Candidatus Binatia bacterium DNA contains the following:
- a CDS encoding acetyl-CoA carboxylase biotin carboxylase subunit, with protein MFHKVLIANRGEIAIRVAKACRELGVRSVAIYSDADADAPHVHACDEAVHVGKSPSRESYLSIGNVIQAALSAGVDAIHPGYGFLSENAHFARAIEDAGMVLIGPSPSAIAAMGDKTEARALVRTVGVPVTPAIEAPPDDVKELEAQATRIGFPLLVKAAAGGGGRGMRIVRAIGELAEALESAQREAASAFGDGRVFIERYVEYPRHIEMQILADRYGNIVHFGERECSLQRRHQKVVEEAPSASVDAALRARLAAAATAAARCVAYVNAGTVEFLVDKHRGIYFLEMNTRIQVEHPVTEWVYGVDLVQAQIRIAAGEPLWIRQEDVVPRGHAIEARIYAEDPAQGFRPAPGKIELLVEPRGLGIRVDSGVRTGWQIPIYYDSMISKLSVWAGDRESARRRMLAALAEYRVDGVTTNIPFLISLLSHPDYVTNNVSTGFLGDHLPEILETAVSREVAVES; from the coding sequence ATGTTTCACAAGGTCCTGATCGCCAACCGTGGCGAGATCGCCATTCGCGTGGCCAAGGCGTGCCGGGAGCTCGGCGTGCGCTCGGTCGCGATCTACTCGGACGCCGACGCCGACGCTCCCCATGTCCACGCCTGCGACGAAGCCGTGCATGTCGGCAAGTCGCCGAGCCGCGAGAGCTATCTTTCGATCGGCAATGTGATCCAGGCCGCGCTGTCGGCCGGAGTGGACGCGATCCATCCCGGCTACGGCTTCCTGTCCGAGAATGCGCATTTCGCGCGGGCGATCGAGGACGCCGGCATGGTGCTGATCGGGCCGTCGCCGTCGGCCATCGCCGCGATGGGCGACAAGACCGAGGCGCGCGCGCTCGTTCGCACGGTCGGCGTGCCGGTTACTCCGGCCATCGAAGCTCCTCCCGATGACGTCAAGGAGCTGGAAGCCCAGGCCACGCGCATCGGGTTTCCCCTTCTCGTCAAGGCGGCGGCCGGAGGCGGCGGGCGCGGGATGCGCATCGTGCGCGCGATCGGCGAGCTCGCCGAGGCGCTCGAGAGTGCCCAGCGCGAGGCGGCCTCCGCATTCGGCGACGGCCGCGTATTCATCGAGCGCTACGTCGAGTATCCGCGCCACATCGAGATGCAGATCCTCGCCGACCGCTACGGCAACATCGTCCACTTCGGCGAGCGCGAATGCTCGCTGCAGCGCCGCCACCAGAAAGTCGTCGAGGAAGCGCCGTCGGCCAGCGTCGATGCCGCGCTGAGGGCGCGCCTGGCCGCCGCTGCGACGGCCGCCGCGCGCTGCGTCGCGTACGTCAATGCCGGTACCGTCGAGTTCCTCGTCGACAAGCACCGGGGCATCTACTTCCTCGAGATGAACACGCGCATCCAGGTCGAGCACCCGGTGACCGAATGGGTGTACGGCGTCGACCTCGTGCAGGCCCAGATCCGCATCGCGGCCGGGGAGCCGCTGTGGATCCGCCAGGAAGACGTCGTCCCGCGCGGCCACGCGATCGAAGCGCGCATATACGCCGAAGATCCCGCGCAAGGATTCCGCCCCGCGCCCGGCAAGATCGAACTGCTCGTCGAGCCTCGCGGGCTCGGCATCCGCGTCGACTCGGGAGTGCGAACCGGCTGGCAGATCCCGATCTACTACGACTCGATGATCAGCAAGCTTTCGGTGTGGGCCGGCGACCGCGAATCGGCGCGGCGCCGCATGCTCGCCGCGCTTGCCGAGTACCGCGTCGACGGTGTCACCACCAATATCCCTTTCCTGATCTCGCTGCTGTCCCACCCCGACTACGTCACGAACAACGTGTCGACGGGGTTCCTCGGCGATCATCTCCCCGAGATTCTCGAGACGGCAGTGAGCAGGGAAGTCGCGGTCGAGTCGTGA